DNA sequence from the Lycium barbarum isolate Lr01 chromosome 5, ASM1917538v2, whole genome shotgun sequence genome:
TATGTCATTTTTGTGTCCAATTTTGTTGTATGTAGTGATTTTTTTGTTTAtccttttgaattttgtggttttTTGATTGGTTAAGTGCATCTTTCAGGTTAAATTAGTTGATTGGATTAGAAAAAATAAATGGAGTTTAGGAGTTTTTAGATGATACAAATTTGTTTTAATGGTTAAGTTATTAGGTTGATTTTTGGATAAAGATTGAATTTTTAGTACTTGTCTAGAAAAAAGATTGAATCATTAGTATCTGGTTAAAAATCTGAACCTTGGGAGCTTGCAGGTTGAATTCAATCTTTTTTGCTGATTTTATGTCATTTTTTTGTGTCCAATTTTGTTGTATGTGGTGATTGTTCTGTTTATCCTTTTGAATTTTGTGTTTTTTTGATTGGTTGAGTGCTTCTAGTAGGTTTAATTAGTGAAAACAATGGAGTTAGAAGGTTTTAGGTGGTAGGGAAAAGTTGTTTTTAATGTATAGTGTTGATTTTTCGATAAAGATggaatttttagtatttttttcttgaaaaagatTGAGTCTTAGTACTTGTCCAgaaaaagattgaatctttagTAAAGCCATTCAGGTTTCAAGCTGTTACTGAAATTGATGTATACCAATCTGAACCTTGGGATCTTGCAGATTTAAttcaatctattttttttttttttttttgctgatttCATGTTaattttttgtgttcaattttGTTGTATATGGTGATTGTCAGGTTTAATTAGTGAAAAAATGGAGTTAGACGGTTTCAGATGGTACAGAATATTTGTTTTTAAATGTATAAGGTTGAATTTTTTATAAAGATTGAATTTTAGTACTTACTTGGGAGCTTGCAGGTTCAATTCAATCTCTTTTTGCTGATTTATATGTTATTTTGTGTCCAATTTTTGTTGTATATGATGGTTATTTTGTTTATCCTTTTGAATTTTGTGTTTTTTGTTTGGTTGAGCGCCTTTTTCTGGTTTAATTAGTTGATTGGGTTAAAAAAATTTGGCGTTATGAGGTTTCAGATGCTAGATAAAATCTGTTTTCAATGTATAAGGTTGATTTTCTTATTAAGATTGAACTTGTAGTATGTACTCGTCCAAAAGAAATGGAGTGTTTCAGATGCTAGATAAAATCTGTTTTCAATGTATAAGGTTGATTTTTTTGATAAAGATTGAATTTTTAGTATTTACTTGTCCAGAAAAAAAGGTTGAATCTTTAGTATCTGGTTATAAATCCTTGTTGTCGAGTGTTTTTGAAGAGGAATCAGAGGAGGAGACTGTAAACAGCTAAGTCTTTTTTGTTTGCTCAAAGCTTTTCTGTGGATAAGAAAGGAAACTTTTTATATCTCACATCTACTTAAATTGTGGGAACATGAGAGTCTTTTTCGTCGAGTCTCCCCGTTCCTACCGCTCAAACAGGCCTATAGAGTATAGCCAAGTGGTGTAAGGCATCGGTTTTTGGTACCAGCATGCAAAGATTCACCAAATAAGAATAAAATGTTTGACCCTGGGTAAGCGTGCAAGGATCCTTTTCACGAAGATATTTATTGCTAGTATTGAAATGAATAAATTAGTTAAATTGGAATGCACACAGCAAAATGTATCTCGATTTGGGGATGTACTCCTGCAGACTGCCAGTCTCAAGGAAGTTAGTGTGTTTCTGACATTTCCTCAGGTTTATTGGAATTGCAATGCTGCTCTTATATAAGAATAATATTTCTTGTCTTTGAGCTGTTGAACTAGTGTTTCTTCTGGATTTTGAGCTAGTAATTAGTTTGTCGTGTTATGAACCCACCTCCCTTCTTATCCTGAACTTGGTAGCCTTTTTTCATGAATGGCATTTTGATTGACGTGGTGCAGAACATGCATCGCTGAAGAGCAGAGATATGGAGTGGTACTTTTTCAGCCCTGTGGATAAGAAGTATTGCAATGGATCTCGACTTAACCGAGCTACTGGCCAAGGCTACTGGAAAGCTACTGGGAAGGACCGTCCTGTTAGCCATAAGTCTCAGCGCATTGGGATGAAGAAAACACTCGTTTTCCATAGTGGCCGAGCTCCTGATGGAAAGAGAACAAATTGGGTTATGCATGAGTACAGACTTGCAGACGAAGAGTTGGAGAAGGCTGGAATTGTGCAGGTGCGGACTAGCGTTTTTTGTGAACTTATCTACTTTCCATATTGAGTTTCGAGTCTTAAAAGGTTCCTTTTGTTGGTTTGCGAGGACGTAGGATTCCTTTGTGCTTTGTAGAATCTTCCAAAAAAGCGGTTTAGGACCACCGACCGGTGACAGATATGCACCTTTTGTTGAGGAGGAATGGGATGATGATTCAGCCGTGCTTCCTGGAGGAGAGGCAGAGGATGATGTGGTGAATGGTATTGAAGCACGAGTTGAGAGCAATGAACTTGACCAGGTTCGACTTTTCTTTAGATATAGTTATAGTACACAGAAACTATATATTAAGTGACCGTCACCCCCTCTTCGTATTATATTTTTCAGCCTCTCACAGACTTGTTTAAGAATTTCATTATGTACACGAAGCAGGGTACTTCTGCATTATCGGTCTCTACTAAATTTTTGCTATCATTGTGTCCTTTTAATATGATCTCCTCTAGATTGCTGAAACATTGCTCTTAATGCGATGTATGGATTTTACTGTTGGTAAAAGAAAGGATCAGATAGACAAACCAGAATGGGAAAGTATGAATTTCAATGTTGTCAGTGTAGATATAATGCTCTTAATTGCAAACTTTTTTGCTATTTTGTCGTCGCTCTTCTTTTCTTAAatgcaaacttttttttttctatattgtCTTTGCACTTCTTTTCTTAATTACAAACTCTTTTGCTATATTGTCATTGCGCTTCTTTTCTTAATTGTAAACTATTTTGCTAATTTTGTCGTTACTCTTCTTTCTTAATCCCAAACTTTTTGCTATTGTCATTgctcttcttttctttattacgaACCTTTTGCTATTTTGTCGTTGCTCTTCGTTGTTAATTACAAATTTTTTGCTACTTTGTGTCGCTCTTTTGTCTCCTTGTCTTTCAACCTTTTTGCTGTTATGTTAGTTGTAGATAACGGTTTATCATCTTGTTTTACCGTTGATATTAGTATATGGAAGGAATTAAAATAACAAACCAGAACAGCAAAGTATGAATGCCAATATCGTTAGTTGTAGATGTGATGCTCTAAATTGTAAAATTTTGCTACTTTTCGGTTTCTCTTCTTTCTCCATGTATTTCTCTACGTTAGTTAGTATTACTATtggaaatattctggaaaatCCGAAAGTAATTTTTGTGCTAGTGTACTTAATGGTGTGCATCCTTAACTTTTTAGTTTAATTTGAACATTGCAACATGCCATTTAGGTCTCTTTGTCAATAACTGCTTCATCTCCATAACCATAACTACTCCAAGATTCAAAGTTCAAATCTCAAAACTACGGTATGCTTTATAATGGTGGATATCCAGCTGTCCTGGACATCAGTTTGTTTTGTGAATTCTAGGAATTGGAGGTGGGGTGATGCTTTAAGCATCAGTCGCAAAGCTACAGAGATAATTTCTGAAAACCACTTCTACTTGAAGGTTTTGGCAAAGTGGACTGAAATTTATCAGAGGAAAAATATTTTTATCTGGTGATAGTGATGTTCTTTAGGGTATTTGACGAGGGAAATCTCGTCAAGACTCTGTTGATTAGTATATTCTGGATTTCAATCTTGTCGAATTCTCACCTAGAATATGAAATGTATTTACGCTTGAACAATGTTTTTGATCATTCTCTATTAGCTCTCAGAGTTTTACTTTGTTTCTATGGGGATTTCGCCTTGACTTGAGAGTCTTTCGCAAGTTAAAAAAAGTTTTTGTATTTAGCTGCGTAACTTCATCATGCCCATTTCTTCCTTCAGTTTTGGGGGATTCTTCACTTACATTCATTAGCATGTGACGTTGCATAAATTTGAGGGTTTATCTGTCCCGTACAATTTCTTGCATTTATTATTTGATAAACCCTGGGGTGTGCTTAACTTTTTCCAGTATGAGATTTACTTTACTCGCCGCTGACTATGAGCTTTTGATAAACAGGATGCTCCGCCCAAGACTGTTCTCCATACTGAAAACCCGATTGAACCCCAAATTCTTCCATTTGTTTGCAAGAGGGAGAGATCGGAAGAGCCGGAACTCTCCTTAAGCCAAAGTAAGAGATCCAAGCATGATGATCCAAGCTCTAGCCGTGCAAATGGTTCTGAAGATTCAACTATTACTAGCCAGAATCCAGTGAATATGATGACGACGAAAGATTACCCCGTTGCTCTCTTAGGATTCCCCCTGTTAGAGCCCTTTGAAACCAAGGAAAGCCAACCTTCTAATACCCTAACT
Encoded proteins:
- the LOC132640080 gene encoding NAC domain containing protein 50-like, which gives rise to MEQEGSMVVAAPTSLAPGFRFHPTDEELVRYYLRRKACGKSFRFQAVTEIDVYKSEPWELAEHASLKSRDMEWYFFSPVDKKYCNGSRLNRATGQGYWKATGKDRPVSHKSQRIGMKKTLVFHSGRAPDGKRTNWVMHEYRLADEELEKAGIVQDSFVLCRIFQKSGLGPPTGDRYAPFVEEEWDDDSAVLPGGEAEDDVVNGIEARVESNELDQDAPPKTVLHTENPIEPQILPFVCKRERSEEPELSLSQSKRSKHDDPSSSRANGSEDSTITSQNPVNMMTTKDYPVALLGFPLLEPFETKESQPSNTLTFDSSNLEKSVPPGYLKFISNLENGILNVSMERETLKIEVMRAQAMINVLQSRIDLLTKENEDMRRHVRDG